In Desulfarculaceae bacterium, the following are encoded in one genomic region:
- a CDS encoding SCP2 sterol-binding domain-containing protein — translation MMPTTVQQVFDMMPGAFRADKAQGLDLVFQFHITGDESGDWVVRVKDGTCAVDTGTVEEYTASMTLKDKNWLKLVTGKLNPAMALMTGKLKIGGDMMAAQKFGSLFKLG, via the coding sequence ATGATGCCCACCACGGTGCAGCAAGTTTTCGACATGATGCCGGGCGCCTTCCGGGCCGACAAGGCCCAGGGCCTGGATTTGGTGTTCCAGTTCCACATCACCGGCGACGAGTCCGGCGACTGGGTGGTGCGGGTAAAGGACGGGACCTGCGCGGTGGATACGGGCACGGTGGAGGAGTACACCGCCAGCATGACCCTCAAGGACAAGAACTGGCTCAAGCTGGTGACCGGCAAGCTGAACCCGGCCATGGCCCTGATGACCGGCAAGCTGAAGATCGGCGGGGATATGATGGCGGCGCAGAAGTTCGGGAGTTTGTTCAAGCTGGGATAA
- a CDS encoding efflux RND transporter permease subunit — protein sequence MKNLVRFTLAQSVLFNLLFVILMVVGAWAFLTMPVERFPNVQIGKVYIDTAYPGASPAEVEALVTREIEDALDTLENVEFIKSSSYRQHSTVVVKFIDDTDYAAGLDQIRFKVLRVLDELPPEADPPSFNAIDVNDWLPAVSVNLLGERSNRALTLMAKEIKIALRQIPGVKEVKLRGELEKEFHVLLDPVKLTRHGITFDQAAQALGQSGMSIPAGDFTTPGGEFVIRADERYRTRQQVMDAIVRTDADGSFVRISDLASSALLSYRDPTVLTSVNGQDCVTLSVIKNRDGNALDIVEAVHQVLERFRPAMEREKVSLVLTQDSTVKINDAMTTMGWNLLVGVFLVCAVIAYFMGFRNALITTVGIPFSFLLTMVFMKFTGNSLNEITLFCFVLVSGIIVDDAIVVVENIYRHYQSGEKLNDAVINGASEVAWPVVSATSTTAAAFLPMLIMTGSTGEFFALIPKAVSFALAASVFECLFILPLHYRDWGPKKLKSHIDEEKMDFTGEGVAIRASRRFTTYLLERALRHRWLTLGLVGLLFLSAMAIAVISASGAAQLIKVKFFPDDYSLYYINVEAPITWPIERTNQKVKEIAAKVMEGGKGQARSAAAITGFYISEDYEPIFGANLAHIAVTLPAKDDRRFADHPTNDPVAHVEWVRAHIKPLATEGLRLWVRPEKDGPPAGKDINVRAVGPNHEAVSRLAADIRAYLAGPAMQGSVIDISDDRGQPARVFRYQVIPERAAEYGATPAQVVTLAGTILNGRYVGKYRLVDEDVDLKVKLDPEAITTPERALDLPLLEHPSGPVRLGDLTHPKLYSDLGQLNRYQGERAVTITGNLKPGAPLSTGTVVQRVMGHYREMAADYPGATLSFAGEFESTRKSFQSLLYAFGVALLIIYVILATQFKSYVHPLIILSAVSFALIGVIYGKFLTRTLFTINSFVATVGVAGVVVNDALVLVEFLNKRLRSGLDRRQALWQAVNIRLRPILLTTLTTTLGLLPMAVGFPEYSLVWGTMASTFVTGLCTATLLTLIVVPVMWDLVEAHLEKRSAKKAAKLEAKAEPV from the coding sequence ATGAAGAACCTGGTTCGCTTCACCCTGGCCCAATCGGTCCTGTTCAACCTGCTATTCGTCATCCTCATGGTGGTGGGGGCTTGGGCCTTCCTCACCATGCCGGTGGAACGCTTCCCCAACGTCCAGATCGGCAAGGTCTACATAGACACCGCCTACCCCGGGGCCTCGCCCGCCGAGGTGGAGGCGCTGGTCACCCGCGAGATCGAGGACGCCCTGGACACCTTGGAGAACGTGGAGTTCATCAAGAGCTCCTCCTACCGCCAGCACTCCACGGTGGTGGTCAAGTTCATCGACGACACCGATTACGCGGCCGGGCTGGACCAGATCCGCTTCAAGGTGCTCCGGGTGCTGGACGAGCTGCCGCCGGAGGCCGACCCGCCCAGCTTCAACGCCATCGACGTGAACGATTGGCTGCCCGCGGTGAGCGTGAACCTCCTGGGCGAGCGTTCCAACCGCGCCCTCACCCTGATGGCCAAGGAGATCAAGATCGCCTTGCGCCAGATTCCCGGGGTCAAGGAGGTCAAGCTCCGGGGCGAGCTGGAGAAGGAGTTCCATGTTCTGCTGGACCCGGTGAAGCTCACCCGCCACGGCATCACCTTCGACCAGGCGGCCCAGGCCCTGGGCCAGAGCGGGATGTCCATCCCGGCGGGCGACTTCACCACCCCGGGCGGCGAGTTCGTCATCCGGGCCGACGAGCGCTACCGCACCCGCCAGCAGGTGATGGACGCCATCGTGCGCACCGACGCGGACGGCAGCTTCGTGCGCATCAGCGACCTGGCCAGCTCGGCGCTGCTCTCCTACCGCGACCCCACGGTGCTAACCTCGGTCAACGGCCAGGACTGCGTGACCCTGAGCGTGATCAAGAACCGGGACGGCAACGCCCTGGACATCGTGGAGGCGGTGCACCAGGTGCTGGAGCGCTTCCGCCCGGCCATGGAGCGCGAGAAGGTCTCCCTGGTGCTCACCCAGGACAGCACCGTGAAGATCAACGACGCCATGACCACCATGGGCTGGAACCTGTTGGTGGGCGTGTTCCTGGTCTGCGCGGTCATCGCCTATTTCATGGGCTTCCGTAACGCCCTGATCACCACGGTGGGCATCCCCTTCTCCTTCCTGCTCACCATGGTCTTCATGAAGTTCACGGGCAACAGCCTCAACGAGATCACCCTGTTCTGCTTCGTGTTGGTCAGCGGCATCATCGTGGACGACGCCATCGTGGTGGTGGAGAACATCTACCGCCACTACCAATCCGGCGAAAAGCTCAACGACGCGGTGATCAACGGGGCCAGCGAGGTGGCCTGGCCGGTGGTCAGCGCCACCAGCACCACGGCGGCGGCTTTCCTGCCCATGCTCATCATGACCGGCTCCACGGGGGAGTTCTTCGCGCTCATCCCCAAGGCGGTCAGCTTCGCCCTGGCGGCCAGCGTCTTCGAGTGCCTGTTCATCCTGCCGCTGCACTACCGCGACTGGGGCCCCAAGAAGCTCAAGAGCCACATCGACGAAGAGAAGATGGACTTCACCGGCGAGGGCGTGGCCATACGCGCCTCGCGCCGCTTCACCACCTACCTTCTGGAGCGCGCCCTGAGGCACCGCTGGCTCACCCTGGGCCTGGTGGGGCTGTTGTTCCTAAGCGCCATGGCCATCGCGGTGATCAGCGCCAGCGGGGCGGCCCAGCTGATCAAGGTGAAGTTCTTCCCGGACGACTACAGCCTCTACTACATCAACGTGGAGGCGCCCATTACCTGGCCCATCGAGCGCACCAACCAGAAGGTGAAGGAGATCGCGGCCAAGGTGATGGAGGGCGGCAAAGGCCAGGCCCGCAGCGCGGCGGCCATCACCGGCTTCTACATCAGCGAGGACTACGAGCCCATCTTCGGGGCCAACCTGGCCCACATCGCCGTCACCCTGCCGGCCAAGGACGACCGCCGTTTCGCCGACCACCCCACCAACGACCCGGTGGCCCACGTGGAATGGGTGCGCGCGCACATCAAGCCCCTGGCCACCGAGGGGCTCCGGCTGTGGGTGCGGCCCGAAAAGGACGGCCCGCCCGCGGGCAAGGACATTAACGTGCGCGCCGTGGGCCCCAACCACGAGGCGGTGAGCCGCCTGGCCGCCGACATCCGGGCCTATCTGGCCGGGCCGGCCATGCAGGGCTCGGTGATCGACATCTCCGACGACCGGGGCCAGCCCGCCCGGGTCTTCCGCTACCAGGTCATCCCCGAGCGCGCCGCCGAGTACGGGGCCACCCCGGCCCAGGTGGTCACCCTGGCGGGCACCATCTTGAACGGCCGCTACGTGGGCAAATACCGCCTGGTGGACGAGGACGTGGACCTCAAGGTGAAGCTGGACCCCGAGGCGATCACCACCCCGGAGCGCGCCCTGGACCTGCCCCTGCTGGAGCACCCCTCCGGCCCGGTGCGCCTGGGCGACCTGACCCATCCCAAGCTCTACAGCGACCTGGGCCAGCTGAACCGCTACCAGGGCGAGCGTGCGGTGACCATCACCGGCAACCTCAAGCCCGGCGCGCCCCTGTCCACCGGCACGGTGGTGCAGCGGGTCATGGGCCACTACCGCGAGATGGCCGCCGACTACCCCGGGGCCACCCTGTCCTTTGCCGGGGAGTTCGAGTCCACCCGCAAATCCTTCCAGTCGCTGCTGTACGCCTTCGGCGTGGCCCTGCTCATCATCTACGTGATCCTGGCCACCCAGTTCAAAAGCTACGTGCACCCCTTGATCATCCTCAGCGCGGTGAGCTTCGCGCTCATCGGGGTGATCTACGGCAAGTTCCTCACCCGCACCCTGTTCACCATCAACTCCTTCGTGGCCACGGTGGGCGTGGCCGGGGTGGTGGTCAACGACGCCCTGGTGCTGGTGGAATTTTTGAACAAGCGCCTGCGCTCGGGCTTGGACCGCCGCCAGGCGCTGTGGCAGGCGGTGAACATCCGCCTCAGGCCCATCCTGCTCACCACTCTGACCACCACCCTGGGCCTGCTGCCCATGGCCGTGGGCTTCCCGGAGTACAGCCTGGTGTGGGGCACCATGGCTTCGACCTTCGTCACCGGCCTGTGCACCGCCACCCTGCTCACCCTCATCGTGGTGCCCGTCATGTGGGACCTGGTGGAAGCTCACCTGGAAAAACGCTCCGCCAAGAAGGCCGCCAAGCTGGAGGCCAAGGCCGAACCTGTTTAG
- a CDS encoding HlyD family efflux transporter periplasmic adaptor subunit: MAPIRTLLLAVALVCLLAAACPAADQAPAPAAEVKVAQAQPATRLLTFSGYTRARAKLPVVSEVSGRCLKVYHDVGGTIGKRGLFAKLDDTFTRLDLENNQVDQQRLSSRVAYLKKDTERYRNLVKRGSEAPSRLDRQEDELAQATLQLAALKTKAKILLERQERHLIKAPVGWQVIERKVEPGQWVAAGTQVGLVGDFRTLLVPLALSPDEYGQLRHLHGDIRVFLPHLDLEVTAKVERLSPAFDPVTRKILLELELGPGLTERRGGLRVELALKVPDPSGAVLLPKGALTERYQEHWLTRADGRQVRVIYLGPGPKGTVRVSSPQVKPGQSFQVRR; the protein is encoded by the coding sequence ATGGCGCCCATCCGCACCCTGCTGCTGGCCGTGGCCTTGGTGTGCCTGTTGGCGGCGGCCTGCCCGGCGGCCGACCAGGCGCCCGCCCCCGCGGCCGAGGTCAAGGTGGCCCAGGCCCAGCCGGCCACCCGTTTGCTCACCTTCAGCGGCTACACCCGCGCCCGGGCCAAGCTGCCCGTGGTCTCGGAGGTCAGCGGCCGCTGCCTCAAGGTCTACCACGACGTGGGCGGCACCATCGGCAAGCGCGGCCTCTTCGCCAAGCTGGACGACACCTTCACCCGCCTGGACCTGGAGAACAACCAGGTGGACCAGCAGCGCCTGTCTAGCCGGGTGGCCTATCTAAAAAAAGACACCGAGCGCTACCGCAATTTGGTCAAGCGGGGCAGCGAGGCCCCCAGCCGCCTGGATCGCCAGGAGGACGAGCTGGCCCAGGCCACTTTGCAGCTGGCCGCGCTCAAGACCAAGGCCAAGATTCTCCTGGAGCGCCAGGAGCGGCACCTGATCAAGGCGCCGGTGGGCTGGCAGGTCATCGAGCGCAAGGTGGAGCCGGGCCAGTGGGTGGCCGCGGGCACCCAGGTGGGCCTGGTGGGCGACTTCCGCACCCTGCTGGTGCCCCTGGCGCTCAGCCCCGATGAATACGGCCAGCTCCGCCATCTGCATGGCGACATCAGGGTGTTCCTGCCCCACCTGGACCTGGAGGTGACCGCCAAGGTGGAGCGCCTCAGCCCGGCCTTCGATCCGGTCACCCGCAAGATTCTCCTGGAGCTGGAGTTGGGCCCGGGCCTCACCGAAAGGCGCGGCGGCCTGCGCGTGGAGCTGGCCTTGAAGGTGCCCGACCCCTCGGGCGCGGTGCTCTTGCCCAAGGGCGCGCTCACCGAGCGCTACCAAGAGCATTGGCTTACCCGCGCCGACGGACGCCAGGTGCGGGTCATCTACCTGGGCCCCGGCCCAAAGGGCACGGTGCGCGTCTCCTCGCCCCAGGTAAAGCCGGGGCAGAGTTTCCAGGTGAGGCGATAG
- a CDS encoding DNA-binding protein, whose amino-acid sequence MIKEVKPVRTLMGRLPKGGDLLEELNAFCRKAKVSAGEVRAIGAVERATLGFYNQDTREYEFHQLDEALEIVALVGNVSLKDGEPFVHAHITLGDSQGRLFGGHLAPGAPVFACEAIVTEFASETQFVRTLDGPTGLPLWDLK is encoded by the coding sequence GTGATCAAGGAAGTCAAGCCCGTGCGCACCCTTATGGGCCGCCTGCCCAAGGGCGGCGACCTCTTGGAGGAACTCAACGCCTTTTGCCGCAAGGCCAAGGTCAGCGCCGGCGAGGTGCGGGCCATCGGCGCGGTGGAGCGGGCCACCCTGGGTTTCTACAACCAGGACACCCGCGAGTACGAGTTCCATCAGCTCGACGAGGCCCTGGAGATCGTGGCCCTGGTGGGCAACGTGTCGCTCAAGGACGGCGAGCCCTTCGTGCACGCCCACATCACCCTGGGCGACAGCCAGGGACGGCTCTTCGGCGGCCACCTGGCCCCCGGCGCGCCGGTGTTCGCCTGCGAGGCCATCGTCACCGAGTTCGCCAGCGAGACCCAGTTCGTGCGCACCCTGGACGGGCCCACCGGCCTGCCCCTCTGGGACCTGAAGTAA
- a CDS encoding MFS transporter — translation MRHQALEPGPMRRRLGPLVFLAGIFFLNFVGRVCLAPLLPNLEQDLSLSHAQAGSLFLSMSMGYFIAVFCSGLVSQRLTHRGTILLSALTVGLVLLCAPLAHGRWTLSLMCLVLGLSAGLYLPSGVAALTSFVRPEDWGKAVAVHELAPSGGMVAAPFIAELLLGPLSWQGIMALIGAGSLALGLAYAVWGRGGETPGHPPNPAALTTLLKLPAMWLMILFFAMGVGASLGVYTMMPLYLVVEKGFDQGHANLLVGFSRLPGLGLAFVAGWAHDRFGPRASLVMVFTATGLATLGTGLGSGGWLVAALFIMPTVAVCFFPVGFAALSQVAPPHLRGVAVSLATPLAFMVGAGVVPTFIGWMGEHVSFGAGITICGLCLLAGAFLAPLLPRRSSQAL, via the coding sequence ATGAGACACCAGGCGTTGGAGCCGGGGCCCATGCGGCGGCGCTTGGGGCCGCTGGTGTTCCTGGCGGGCATCTTTTTCCTCAACTTCGTGGGGCGGGTCTGCTTGGCCCCCCTGCTGCCCAATTTGGAGCAAGACCTGAGCCTGAGCCATGCCCAGGCCGGGAGCCTGTTCCTTTCCATGTCAATGGGCTACTTTATCGCCGTCTTCTGCTCGGGCCTGGTAAGCCAGCGGCTGACCCACCGGGGCACCATCCTGCTCTCGGCCCTGACGGTGGGCCTGGTGCTCTTGTGCGCCCCCCTGGCCCACGGCCGCTGGACCCTGAGCCTGATGTGCCTGGTCCTGGGACTTTCGGCCGGGCTCTACCTGCCCTCCGGGGTGGCCGCCCTCACCTCCTTTGTGCGCCCCGAGGACTGGGGCAAGGCGGTGGCGGTGCACGAGCTGGCCCCCTCCGGGGGCATGGTGGCGGCGCCTTTCATCGCCGAGCTTTTGCTGGGGCCCCTGTCCTGGCAGGGGATCATGGCCCTGATCGGCGCCGGGTCCCTGGCCCTGGGCCTGGCCTACGCCGTGTGGGGGCGGGGCGGGGAGACGCCCGGCCATCCGCCCAACCCCGCCGCCCTGACCACCCTGCTCAAGCTGCCGGCCATGTGGCTGATGATCCTGTTTTTCGCCATGGGGGTGGGGGCCAGCCTGGGGGTCTACACCATGATGCCCCTGTACCTGGTGGTGGAGAAGGGCTTTGACCAGGGACACGCCAACCTGCTGGTGGGCTTCTCGCGCCTGCCGGGCCTGGGGCTGGCCTTTGTGGCCGGCTGGGCCCACGACCGTTTCGGCCCCCGCGCCTCCCTGGTGATGGTCTTCACCGCCACCGGCCTGGCCACCCTGGGGACGGGCCTGGGCTCCGGCGGCTGGCTGGTGGCCGCGCTGTTCATCATGCCCACCGTGGCCGTGTGCTTCTTCCCGGTGGGCTTCGCCGCCTTGTCTCAGGTGGCCCCGCCCCATCTGCGCGGGGTGGCCGTATCCCTGGCCACGCCCCTGGCCTTCATGGTGGGGGCCGGAGTGGTCCCCACCTTCATCGGCTGGATGGGCGAGCACGTCAGCTTCGGGGCGGGCATCACGATCTGCGGCCTGTGTTTATTGGCCGGAGCGTTTTTGGCCCCCTTGTTGCCGCGGAGATCCAGCCAGGCATTGTGA
- a CDS encoding M20 family metallopeptidase, with product MIPDPLELTQRLIRLNTCNPPGDEGPAVELLSPLLAQAGFELAVSEFAPGRPSLVATLRFGPEPPLMMTGHLDTVAVQGQAWASDPFSGEIKNGLIHGRGASDMKSGVAAMVWAAIRLAAERPAKGGLVLALTAGEETSCLGAEHLAGRPELLGGAGAVLVAEPTANRLMFGHKGALRLRLDFQGKAAHGSMPELGDNAIHKAAAAVMKLAAFSFSAPPHPILGRATLNVGTISGGRAANVVPDHAEMGLDLRLLPGMEPAAVKDEIAALLGPEAKISAGADSQALWTDPEDPWARSVRGIIAGRRGAEPPVAGATYFTDGWALSRALGGAPALILGPGLPGQAHVIDETCPVANIAEAAEDYLAIAQSWCS from the coding sequence ATGATACCGGACCCCCTAGAGCTGACCCAGCGCCTGATCCGCCTGAACACCTGCAACCCGCCCGGCGACGAGGGCCCGGCGGTGGAGCTGCTGAGCCCGCTGCTGGCCCAGGCTGGTTTCGAGCTGGCCGTGAGCGAGTTCGCGCCCGGCCGCCCCAGCTTGGTGGCCACTCTTCGCTTCGGCCCCGAGCCGCCGCTCATGATGACCGGCCATTTGGACACCGTGGCGGTTCAGGGCCAGGCCTGGGCAAGCGATCCCTTTTCCGGCGAGATCAAAAACGGCCTGATCCACGGCCGGGGGGCCAGCGACATGAAGAGCGGGGTGGCGGCCATGGTCTGGGCCGCCATTCGCCTGGCGGCCGAGAGGCCCGCCAAGGGAGGGCTGGTCTTGGCCCTGACCGCCGGGGAGGAGACCAGCTGCCTGGGGGCCGAGCATTTGGCCGGACGGCCGGAGCTCTTGGGCGGGGCCGGGGCCGTGTTGGTGGCCGAGCCCACCGCCAACCGGCTCATGTTCGGCCACAAGGGGGCCCTGCGCCTGCGGCTGGATTTCCAGGGCAAGGCGGCCCACGGCTCCATGCCCGAGCTGGGCGACAACGCCATCCACAAGGCGGCCGCCGCGGTAATGAAGCTGGCCGCCTTCTCCTTCAGCGCGCCGCCCCACCCCATCCTGGGCCGGGCCACTCTGAACGTGGGCACCATCAGCGGGGGGCGGGCCGCCAACGTGGTGCCCGACCACGCCGAGATGGGCCTGGACCTGCGCCTGCTGCCGGGCATGGAGCCGGCGGCGGTCAAGGACGAAATCGCCGCGCTCCTGGGGCCCGAGGCCAAGATAAGCGCCGGCGCCGACTCCCAGGCGCTGTGGACCGACCCGGAAGACCCCTGGGCGCGTTCGGTGCGGGGCATCATCGCCGGGCGGCGCGGCGCGGAGCCGCCCGTGGCCGGGGCCACCTACTTCACCGACGGCTGGGCCTTGAGCCGGGCCCTGGGGGGCGCGCCCGCCCTGATCCTGGGGCCCGGGCTCCCGGGGCAGGCCCACGTGATCGACGAGACCTGCCCGGTGGCCAACATTGCCGAGGCGGCGGAGGATTATCTGGCCATCGCCCAAAGCTGGTGCAGTTAG
- a CDS encoding divalent metal cation transporter, with protein MLSNWISFARRMGPAWIVSAVACGPATLASVSIAGASFGYQLLWVVILSAVFGTTAQYLAARIGVLEGRGIIAAASDRLGPLWGWVLTIDAVLATYLAAIVLMNALVGITGLVTGLPSPWWGLAYAVVLSALLMRGGYAWLERLCKGLVVLVVACFVLTALKADIDPVALVKGLAPSLPGGAGSALMAAAIMGGAVHITIIGMHTYNTNARGWTKADLPLARFDTIVSMGLAFGLYSLAIFLVGAAVLHPAGVKVRLAGDVARALGPLLGSGALAVFLAGLWAATFSTIMPTYLAAAYFIFDKAGLKPERTDNRFRAVLAGGVLLSALGPFIKGGFFLLLPVMLALGLCGTPVIIGVILYLLNQKRFYGKDVNSAWLNLLGFITLAITTLLALRFILARLGVM; from the coding sequence TTGCTTTCCAATTGGATATCCTTCGCCCGGCGCATGGGGCCCGCCTGGATCGTCAGCGCGGTGGCCTGCGGCCCGGCCACCCTGGCCAGCGTGTCCATCGCCGGGGCCTCCTTCGGCTACCAGCTCCTGTGGGTGGTCATACTCAGCGCGGTTTTCGGCACCACGGCCCAGTATTTGGCCGCCCGCATCGGCGTCCTGGAGGGCCGGGGCATCATCGCGGCGGCCAGCGACCGCCTGGGCCCCCTGTGGGGCTGGGTGCTCACCATCGACGCGGTGCTGGCCACCTACCTGGCGGCCATCGTCTTGATGAACGCCCTGGTGGGCATCACCGGCCTGGTCACCGGCCTGCCTTCGCCCTGGTGGGGCCTGGCCTACGCGGTGGTGCTCTCGGCCCTGCTCATGCGCGGGGGTTATGCCTGGCTGGAGCGTCTGTGCAAGGGCCTGGTGGTCCTGGTGGTGGCCTGCTTCGTTCTCACCGCCCTCAAGGCGGACATCGACCCCGTGGCCCTGGTAAAGGGTCTGGCGCCCAGCCTGCCCGGCGGGGCGGGCTCGGCGCTCATGGCCGCGGCCATCATGGGCGGCGCGGTGCACATCACCATCATCGGGATGCACACCTACAACACCAACGCCCGGGGCTGGACCAAGGCGGATCTGCCCCTGGCCCGCTTCGACACCATCGTGTCCATGGGCCTGGCCTTCGGGCTCTACAGCCTGGCCATCTTCCTGGTGGGCGCGGCGGTGCTGCACCCGGCGGGGGTAAAGGTGCGCCTGGCCGGCGACGTGGCCCGCGCCCTGGGGCCTCTGTTGGGCAGCGGCGCGTTGGCGGTGTTTTTGGCCGGGCTCTGGGCGGCCACCTTCAGCACCATCATGCCCACCTACCTGGCCGCGGCCTACTTCATCTTTGACAAGGCGGGGCTCAAGCCCGAGCGCACCGACAACCGCTTCCGGGCGGTGCTGGCCGGAGGGGTGCTGCTCTCCGCCCTGGGGCCCTTCATCAAGGGCGGCTTCTTCCTGCTCTTGCCGGTGATGCTGGCCCTGGGACTGTGCGGCACGCCCGTCATCATCGGGGTGATCCTCTACCTTCTCAACCAGAAGCGCTTCTACGGCAAGGACGTGAACTCGGCCTGGCTCAACCTGCTGGGCTTCATCACCCTGGCCATCACCACCCTGTTGGCCCTGCGCTTCATCCTGGCCCGCCTGGGGGTCATGTGA
- the nudC gene encoding NAD(+) diphosphatase: MPLDMIPSLTPPPPDGGPVYWLAFSGGKLLTSEHKPPRLAQEPAAKALGLTPEEAMYVGEWQGRPCFAVELADDTPPPPGHLWHGLYGLAMGWPEEQTFLAGRAQQLLTWAKRNRFCGRCAKPMQDDPNERARRCPSCGLVAYPRVSPAVIVAVAREGKVLLGRSPRFPAGRMSVLAGFVEPGETLEQTVAREVNEEVGVRVKDIRYFGSQPWPFPDSLMVGFVCNWAGGEISIDGQEIVEAGWYGPDSLPGIPPRSTIARRLIDHVLGEGHASFGGGWN, translated from the coding sequence ATGCCCCTGGATATGATCCCCAGCCTGACCCCCCCGCCGCCGGACGGCGGCCCGGTGTATTGGCTGGCCTTTTCCGGCGGCAAGCTCTTAACCAGCGAGCACAAGCCCCCCCGCCTGGCCCAGGAGCCCGCCGCCAAAGCCCTGGGCCTGACGCCGGAAGAGGCCATGTACGTGGGCGAGTGGCAGGGACGGCCCTGCTTCGCGGTGGAGCTGGCCGACGATACTCCCCCGCCGCCGGGGCATCTGTGGCACGGGCTCTACGGCCTGGCCATGGGCTGGCCCGAGGAGCAGACCTTCCTGGCCGGACGGGCCCAGCAGCTCTTGACCTGGGCCAAACGCAACCGCTTCTGCGGCCGCTGCGCCAAGCCCATGCAGGACGACCCCAACGAGCGCGCCCGGCGCTGCCCCTCCTGCGGCCTGGTGGCCTATCCCCGGGTGTCTCCGGCGGTGATCGTGGCCGTTGCCCGCGAGGGCAAGGTGCTCCTGGGCCGCTCGCCCCGCTTCCCGGCCGGGCGCATGAGCGTCTTGGCCGGGTTCGTGGAGCCCGGCGAGACCCTGGAGCAGACCGTGGCCCGCGAGGTGAACGAGGAGGTGGGAGTCCGAGTCAAGGACATCCGCTACTTCGGCTCCCAGCCCTGGCCCTTCCCGGACTCGCTGATGGTGGGCTTCGTGTGCAACTGGGCGGGGGGGGAGATAAGCATCGACGGCCAGGAGATCGTGGAGGCGGGCTGGTACGGGCCCGATTCCCTGCCGGGCATCCCCCCGCGCAGCACCATCGCCCGCCGTTTGATCGACCACGTGCTGGGCGAGGGCCACGCCTCGTTCGGCGGCGGCTGGAACTAG
- a CDS encoding thioesterase family protein, with translation MYPWIRASKVGALAMAAPRMNLGGTSRIRMMVWPGDLDALMHLNNGRYLTLMDLGRLDLAMRAGLVPVLRRNSWTPLLGATTTRFWKPLKLFTRFELTTRIVWWDEKWIYLQHEMHQGGHQAAQALAKLVVKGKGGTVPPAELAREMGLSVEPPEPPSGLVHWGSWEEALKQANNCNGNGVG, from the coding sequence GTGTACCCCTGGATACGCGCCAGCAAGGTGGGGGCCCTGGCCATGGCCGCCCCCCGCATGAACCTGGGCGGCACCTCGCGCATCAGGATGATGGTCTGGCCCGGCGACCTGGACGCCCTGATGCACCTGAACAACGGGCGCTACCTAACCCTCATGGACCTGGGCCGCTTGGACCTGGCCATGCGGGCCGGGCTGGTTCCGGTGCTCCGGCGTAATAGCTGGACCCCGCTGCTGGGCGCCACCACCACCCGCTTCTGGAAGCCGCTTAAGCTATTCACCCGCTTCGAGCTGACCACGCGCATCGTGTGGTGGGACGAGAAGTGGATCTATTTGCAGCACGAGATGCACCAAGGCGGACACCAGGCCGCCCAGGCCCTGGCCAAGCTGGTGGTCAAGGGCAAGGGGGGCACCGTGCCCCCGGCCGAGCTGGCCCGCGAGATGGGCCTGAGCGTGGAGCCGCCCGAGCCGCCCAGCGGGCTGGTGCACTGGGGTAGCTGGGAAGAGGCGCTAAAGCAGGCCAACAACTGCAACGGAAATGGAGTGGGCTAG
- a CDS encoding flavodoxin family protein, whose protein sequence is MSRIVAIYGSPRRGGNSARLTDEAVAGAREAGAEVESVVLRDLEMSPCLEIYGCKKDGRCVIQDDFQALYDLCLSCEGMILSSPIFFYTVSAHTKIMMDRFQSLWVKKYWIDKVKFGQWTPQRKGLFISVGATHGAKLFEGVLLTVKYFMDVLDMELTDTQLVRGLDLKGDVEAHPELLAEARAAGARLVESLKDLPA, encoded by the coding sequence ATGAGCCGCATCGTGGCCATATACGGCAGCCCCCGCCGGGGGGGCAACTCCGCCCGGCTCACCGACGAGGCCGTGGCCGGGGCCCGCGAGGCCGGGGCCGAGGTGGAAAGCGTGGTCCTCAGGGACCTGGAGATGAGCCCCTGTTTGGAGATCTACGGCTGCAAAAAGGACGGCCGCTGCGTCATCCAGGACGACTTCCAGGCCCTCTACGACCTGTGCCTATCCTGCGAGGGCATGATCCTCTCCTCGCCCATCTTCTTCTATACGGTTAGCGCCCACACCAAGATCATGATGGACCGCTTCCAGAGCCTGTGGGTCAAGAAGTACTGGATAGATAAGGTGAAGTTCGGCCAGTGGACCCCTCAGCGCAAGGGCCTGTTCATCTCGGTGGGGGCCACCCACGGGGCCAAGCTCTTCGAGGGCGTGCTGCTCACGGTGAAGTACTTCATGGACGTTCTGGACATGGAGCTGACCGACACCCAGCTGGTGCGCGGCCTGGACCTCAAGGGCGACGTGGAGGCGCATCCCGAGCTCCTGGCCGAGGCCCGCGCCGCCGGAGCCCGCCTGGTGGAGTCCCTGAAGGACCTGCCCGCCTAG